The nucleotide window CAATTGTGAGGTGGGCAGTTTCCCCATCAAATACCTAGGGATGCCTGTCAGTTACACCAATCTCAGGAACTCAGATTGGGAATTCATTGTTACCAAATATCTGAAAAAAATTGAAGCTTGGATTGGTAACGCAGCCTcgatggggggggggggaggctgACCTTGCTAGATTCGGTGGTCACCCAATTATCCTTATATCATATGTCTATGTGGCTCATGAACAAAACTTTCGTCGAGCGTTTAGACAAACATAGAAGGAAGTTCTTCTGGCAAGGGTGCAATAAGAAGAGGAGGTACCATCTGGTTAGATGGAATGAGATCTGCAGATCTAGAGATAAGGGTGGCTTGGGTGTTAAGGACTTACACAAGCAGAATGTTAGTTTGATGGTCAAATGGTGGTGGAAGCTAGAGACCCAAATGGGTATGTGGCAAGATATTGTTCGGGTGCGCTACCTGACTAACAAATCTGTGGCGTCGATTAAGCCCAGGTTTTCTGATTCCCCTTGTTGGAAAGCCCTGCTTAAAGTCAAAGATATTTACTTTGTGGGCAGGAAAATTCATTTGGAATCTGGTGACCTCGTTAGAGTCTGGAAAGATTCCATAAATGGACTGAGTCCTTTTCAGACCCTTTACCATTCGCTGTTTGAGATTTGTATTGATCAAGATTGCACTATTGATAGGTTCAAATCTGTGGATGTCCACTCTTTCTTCAGAAGGAGGCTCACACCTGAGTTGTCCTGTCAATGGGGAGAAATAAGTAATACGATCAATAATATCTAGCTGAGCCAGGGTGGGGACCGGGTCTACTGGGGCTTAATAGTAATGGCAAATTCTCCACTAAATCTGTGTATAAGTGGCTTGAAAACCCTCTTAGTGGTTGCCATTATAGATGGATTTGGAAAGCCAAAATCCCTCTCAAAATCAAGATCTTCCTATGGCAGCTGTCTCAGGACGCAGTGCTCACTAGGCAAGTCATGAGAACGAGGAAATGGCCCGGGAATCCCACATGTTCTTTCTGTAACGAGTTGGAAACCTCCCAACATCTGTTTTTTACTTGCCCTGTGGCTAAAGTGATCTGGAGATGCGTTGGGGTAGTACTGGGTAGTGAGATGTGCCCGAATAGCTACTGGCAATATTTTGCTTGGTGTCATGCTTTTCTCCCTGATGGACAAAAGTACTATACTGTGGGCTTGGCTGCTGCTTGCTGGGCCATTTGGCTAGCTCAAAATCGAGCTACGTTCGAAAAGAAGCTTATCAAAACGCCTTTTGAGATAGTTTTCTCCATGTGTTCTTTCCTACTGTACTGGACAGGGCTGCAGGAGGAGGAGGGCGCCAAGGAGCTGCGAAGCGGTGCTGAGATGATCAGGTCGAGCACGATGCGCATGATGGGAATGTGCAACGCTATGAGGGTGCCGATCGGGGGAGATTGAAGATCTGCAAGAAGTCCCGTTGACTGGAGCTGGGCGATCCTCGATCCTGTGATGGCGTTTTGGTTCTTTTGTGGATGTCTCATGTCTTTGTCTGTAGTAAAACTCAGGGGTGTTTGCTGTGGATATTCGGTGCTGCCTAGGTTTTCGCCCCATGGCATTCGTTTCGATGGCGGGCGAATGCAGTGGGTTTCCTGGCAGTGCCCGGACTCGCTCTACCTCTTTCCCTTCTCCTGACATGTTTCTGAACTTTGTATTTCCGTTCATTTGCAATGGAAAGGGGTATAGCCCGGTTCGAAAAAAATATTCAGTGTGCAACAGGGCATAAAAAGGATTTATATTTGAATCAATTGAATAAATTTATTTAATCTTTTCAACAGTGTGCAACTAGAGCAGCCTGAACACTCCATAGATATATATTTTAAGTCGGACACTCGATAGATATTTTTTATCACTTTAATGGATTTATTTAATCACTTGAACAAGAACAGACTTGAACAGCAACAGGGCATACAAAGGATAAAAACTTTCCAGCTTTCAATCCCACTTAGAGGCAACCGTCAGACTTCTTCTAACTAGCTAGCTATAAAAACATTACATGTGGCAGATTCCAAATATGTAATCACTTGAATATATTTATTTACCTCAAGAATATTACTTCCAAACTTAACACCATTATTTCTAGCTACGTCACTAAGAGAAACATTGAATGAATTTAAGACAGCTGGAATATGTAAATTACCTGGAACATCCTCTGGGTTCTTGCGCTTCACCCTGTCAACAAACTTGTCCATTGAGTTGCCTTCACCAACAGTCCTAGCCCTCTTTCTTCTATTCTCACCCACCACCAAAAGTACAAGATTTTGATCAGCGTTATCAGTTGACCGAGTGACATCTTCCATCTGCTGATCCTCTAAACCTACCGTTCCTTCCATCTCCTGTCCAAAACTTTCCTTGTTCATCAGAGTGTCCAGACAAGTTTTGCTAGCAAAGTCTTCTTGGATATCAGCGCTATCCATTTTTTTTCTCTCATCATCATCCTGTTGCAGATCATCACAATCAACTTGTGCTGCACAATAAAAGACGTCACATAGATGTGTGAAGAGGGCTTATATATAACTCCAACACCTATAATTAAGCAATTAAGCATAGTAAGATGCACAACACTCAATTACCAGACTGTCCAGTAGAAATTTCATCATGGGTCGCTGTCACTGATAACATCATATCAGTAGTTGGTGCCACAGGGCTCACAGAATTGTCTGCAGTTTCACTTCCTATATCAACCTCTTTGTCTGTCTTAACAAACAAGAGCTTGGGGCGTCTGGGGTGGTTTTTTGCTGCTTCCTTCCACTTTTGTTTTGTTTCATCGTTCACCCCATCATGGAGAGCAACCTCATTAATATGTCGCAGTGACTGGATCGTCATGCCGCAAAAGCCATTTAGATCCTTACATAGCAGACAAAGTGACTCGAGGAGTGGCAGAGCTCCCTCTTGAACTTCCAGTTCAGTCATGACTTCAACCACGATGCATAGTCGTCGCAGGCTTCCAAGTGCACCTTTTATGATGACGAGTTTGTCCAGTTGAGATGCAATCAGCTTCAGGTACGCCAAGCAGCGCACTCTGCTCAGGGCAGCAAGAATATCCCCGCGCAGCTGATGACGAGGGGATGAAAGGCACAGCTTAGTGAGACCACCTAGCATGGTAACAAATGGAGGCAGGCTGCATATGTTGCCCCCTTGTAACTTGAATGAGCTAAGATAGCAGGAGGAAGCTTCTTCTTTTTCTAGGGACAGGTTCACGAGCAAGTCTTGGAACCATTTGTCACTGAAATGTAGTGAGAGTGAATGACCATTTTTCACGTTGGTGCTTCTTTTGATGAACCCCTTAATGGCCTTTGAGACTTGACTGTAGTTGTTGGTGCCGCTGCTTCTGCCGCTCGCAGTGCATTCCGTGCTATCATTAGTGGACTGCTTCCACCATATTTTCACCTTTGTCAAGTGCTTCATATGCTCCATGAGCTGTGCAAATCCTTTGCTCTTGTTGTTATCGACAACAAATCCTGCTACTGTTTCCAATTTGCTATTCTCTGCGAGCCAAGTTTGTAGCTTATGCATTTTCCGGCCTCCTACACCTTGTTGGAGCTTGAACTTTCCAAATAGATGAATCAGGCATGGCAGCTCCATGACTTGTGTCGGAAGAATCTCTATCTTGGTTTTTCTTACATCCAGTGTCTCCAAAAGTTTAAGCTTTTTGATCTCTTTGGGGAGCACCGTAACCTTAACAGTGGCCCCAAGGCTTAGGTACCTGAGCAGCAACAGGTTGCTGCATATCTCCCTAAGATGTTTCTCCTCCAAGTGGTTACCGCATTCTTCAAGATCCAAGACCCTCAAGAGTTCATATTTGGAAAATTCCAAGACAGATACATGTGCCCTACCGAAGATTGTCAGAGATCGAACAAGAGATAGATCATTGGCTACTTTGGCACTTGCGTTATGGAGGGAGAGCCAACGAATTTTATTGGGTGGGTGTGAGGGAGTTAGCTGATCATATAACAAAGTAATGAAGTTGTCACACTTGGAAATGTGCAGGATGAACTCGAGCATCATGCCATGAGTATGATATGTCTTCACCTGATCTACGCTGTTCTTGTTACTGGCGTCTGTACGCTGGATGATACTCCGGTTGACCAGCTCTCTGAAATTGCCGGTAGCAGCATCCAGAGTATTACACATATAATCTCCTTGGATAAACCCTTCAGCACACCATTTCCTTATCAAGCTTCTTCTCCTGACTATACGCCCACTTGGGTACATACCTAGATATAGCAAGCAAGTCTTGACATCATGTTTAACAAGGCTGGTGTAGCTTTGGACAAGCACACACTTCATTCTTGCTAACATCTCCTTCGTTTCCAGATGTGCTCCCAGGTTGTGGCACAATGTTGCCCAGTTTTCATGCGTCGGATTACCTGTGCTTTGCAAGTACCGGGCTGTAGTAACAAGAGCAAGGGGTAAACCATCACATTTCTGCAGTGCTTCCGAGCCAAGCTGATCCTCTTTACTGACTGGCGGATCGTTGTCTTGGAAAGCTTCCTTGAAAAACAACTGCCTCGAGTGTCCATCAGGGAGAGTTTTCATTGTGTACACATGATCATGAGCTGCTGAGCTGCTGCAGGCATTTGCTACTGACTGAATAGCCGTCGTCACCAGAACTCTGCCATTCAACCCCACAAAGGCATCTTTAATATCAtgccaaaattctgtcctcatgTCATCGAGTACGATGAAGAACCTATGAGGAGTACATGATCAGAATTAACATGCAGAGATATGAAGTGGAGATTAAATTTGGAGCGATTTCATTTTATACCCACAAAGATGCCAATAGTGGGTGAAGTCAAACTTGAAGAATTTCTGGACTGTACAAAAATATAAAAGAGGCAGACTGCTGTAAATCAAGACCAAATCATCAAACAGAGACAGAGTGGAGAAAATTACCAACGGTTGGAATTAATTACCTCTTGGTTTGAAGGCACGATCTGAGGATTGCGCAGAGCTTGCTGAGGCTACCTCCACCACTGGTGAATGTGGTGGGGATGGGAAATTGCTGAAGTATCACTTCGAGAACATCGCTTGCACCCCTTTGCTCGGCTGCACAAACCCAAGCCCATACTTCATATTGGCTCATCATACTCTGGTACACATGCCTGGCAAGGAGGGTCTTGCCTATGCCATCGAAACCAACAATGGAGATCACCTTGAGGTGCTGCTGTTGCGGCTGTACCAGCTCCATAAGCTCATCTTGGGGAGTGTCCATGCCAACGGGGCTGCGAGTTGAAATGGTGTCGTCTATGACCATGTCTGCTGTCATCTCTGGTGTGCATGCCACTGCGAACGGTGAAGCTGACAATGAGGTGTCAGCACCGGTGCTGGCGTTGTAGTAAGTTTCTCTCAGCTTGGATGAATCTTGTGATATCTTCTTGAGCTCGCGGATCGTCTTGGCAAACTCCTTACGGACTGTCACCGCAACCGATGGAGAGCCTGACGGATCCACGTTGACGTCCTGGAGATGGTCAGCCGATGCATAAAGCGGTCGATGCAGTCCTCGATAGCGTGCGCCAGTTCACGTATAACGTTGATCCAGGCCCTATGCATGTGCTCGCTGCCTCCGCTGCTCCTCCAGCGACGATCATCGTCTTGCTGAATGGCGGCAGAGATCAACGCAAACTCATTTCTAATGTAAGTGATTTCATGCTCCAGGTTCTGCCGAAGCCTGTGATTTGCAGCTAAGAACTCCAACAGCTTCGGAGCTATCCTACAGGCAAAAGCCGTGGCCACTGCAGCctccatccccccccccccccccccccccccaccccacccaACCTACCTCCCCCCTCTTATTGGAAGATCAATTCATGTAGTTCCGTGGATACAGAAAAGAGGTTAGGGAGGACACAACAGCTGCCATGGCCAATTAATGGGTAGCTAGAACTGCCGGCCTAGAGAATATATTACTACAGTTTACACCCAACCCACGGCACCTTTATAGAGGAGTTAAAATTGTTTGCATTACATGGTATGGTACCAATAATTTGCTCAAGTGGCTCCTTTTCGCACAcggacacggttcaaatcatagtTTGGACAAATTGTTTATATTATAGCTTATTGAAAAATATAACAGTAAAATTTGGATATTATGAATGTATTTCTCACGACAAATCTGCACATGTTATTTACAAGTATTGGATGTAACTATATAAAAATATATTAGTCAAAATTTTAAAAGTTTGACTAAAATCATGTGTAAAACATCACACTTTTTGTGAACTAAAATCATGCATATTGTTTTTTGAATCAAAACAAAGCGCTTGCCTCATTCAATTAATTAAAGGAGACTTCATGTACAagaaaacacaaacaaaaaaggTTCATATTACAACTAAAGGCTACACTCCCAATCTTAAGTGGCTCAAATATGTCATACCGTCATCTCTGGCGGATGGAAAGGGCAGATATGTCCTAAATCCCAGGTCCCCCATTCACCACGGAGGAACTGTTCTCCATGGTAGACAATTATTTGAATGTGGACAAAGTTGCTTGCTGAAAAAACGAGGTCCATCAAGAGTTTAGGGTCAAATAGACCAATGCTTGTAGATGGGACCGATGCGCTTTGCAGGTACCTATGACTGCGGCGGGACATCCAAGAAGAAAGATAAGGCGAAGCCCTCTTCACCCGAAGAAGCGACCCTCTTCTGTAGTAATGTTACTTTACTAGGAGAAGGTGCAATAACCGGCCATCGTTTTCCAGAAATTAGACCAAGACCTGCGCAGATTAGTTCAAGAGTCATTTTCCTTAATTTAGTTTTTCAAATTGGTATGAACGGCATAATACATTACATAATCCTGTTAAGACGGAGTCATGCATGCTTCTACTTTAATGTCTTTTTTCAGCAAGCATCTTCCACCATTCACCAAGGAGGAAATGTTCTCTATGGTAGACAAATATTTGAATGTGGATGAAGATGCTTGCTGAAAAGACGAGGTCCATCAAGAGTTCAGGGTCGAAGAGTCTAATGCTGCTCGATGGGACCTATGCGCTTTGGAGGTCCCTATGACCGCGGTGGGACATCCAAGAAGAAAAATTAGACGAGGTCGTCTTCACCCAAAGGAGAGGCCCTCTTCTATAGTAATGTTACTTTAGTAGGAGAAGGTGCAATAACCGTCCATTCTTTTTCCAGAAATTAGACAAAGACCTGTGCAGATTAGTTCAAGAGTCATTTTCCTTAATTTTGTTTTTCACATTGGTATGAACGGATAATACATTAGATAATCCTATCAAGATCGAGTCATGCATGCTTCTATTTTAATGGATAATTTGCTGAAGTTGGTCCTTTTTGCACACAGTCATGGTTCAAGTCATAGTTTGGACCACTGGATTCAATTATAATTTGTTGATGAATATAATAGTAAAATTTAGATATTATGAATGTATTTCTCGCGACAAATCTGCACATGTTATTTACAAGTATCAGATATAAATATATATTAGTAAAAATGTTAAAGGTTCGACTAAAACCATGTGTAAAACATCACACTTTTTGTGAACTAAAAGTATGCATTTTGTTTATTGAAGCAAAACAAAGCACTTGCGTCATTCAATTAATTAAGGGAGAGTTCGTGTACaagaaaacacaaaaaaaacaagGTTCATATTACAAGTAAAGACTACACTCCCCGACTTAAATGTCCCAAATGTGTCATACTGTCATCTCTGGCGGATGGAAAGGGCAGATATGTCATGAATCCTATGGTAGACAAATATTTGAATGACGACAAAGTTGCTTGCTGAAAAAATGAGGTCCATCAAGAGTTCAGGGTCAAAGAGACCAATGCTGGTTGATGGGACCAATGCGCTTCGGAGGTCCCGATGACCGCGGTGGCACATCCAAGAAGAAAGATAAGGCGAGGTCATCTTCACCCGAAGAAGAGGCCCTCTTCTGTAGTAATGTTACTTTAGTAGGAGAAGGTGCAATAACCAGTCATTCTTTTCCCAGAAATTAGACCAGCACCTGGGGAGATTAGTTCAAGAGTCATTTTTCCTTACAAAAGTTTTTCACATTGGTATGAACGGcataatacattgcatatcctATTAAGGCCGAGTCATGCATGCTTCTATTTTAATGTCTTTTTTCAGCAAGCATCTTCCGCCGTTCACCACGGAGGAAATGTTCTCCATGTTAGACAAATTTTTGAATGTGGACGAAGATGTTTGCTGAAAACACGATGTCCATCAAGAGTTCCGGGTCGAAGAGACCAAAGTTGGTTGATTGGACCGATGAAATTTTGAGGTCCCTATGACCACGGCGGGACATCCAAGAAGAAAGATAAGACAAGGTCGTTTTCACATGAAGAAGAGGCCCTCTTCTGCAGTGATGTTACTTTACTAGGAGAAGCTGCAATAACCGGCCATTGTTTTCCCAGAAATTTGACCAACGCCTGTGGAGGTTAGTTCAAGAGTCATTTTTCCTTACAAAAGTTTTTCACGTTGGTATGAACGGCATAACACATTACGTATCCTATTAAGGTGAGTCATGCATGCTTCTATTTTAATGTCTTTTTTCAGCAAGCATCTAGCGCCGTTCACCACGGAGGAAATGTTCTCCATGTTAGACAAATTTTTGAATGCGGACGGAGATGTTTGCTAAAAAAACGAGGTCCATCAAGAGTTCAGGGTCGAAGAGACCAATGCTGGTCGATTGGACTGATGCGATTTTGAGGTCCCTACCGCGGCGGGACATCCAAGAAGAAAGATAAGACGAGGTCGTCTTCACGAAGAAGAGGCCCTCTTATGTTGTATTGTTACTTTAGTAAGAGAAGGTGCAATAACCGGCCATTCTTTTTCCAGAAATTACACCAAGACCTGTGCAGACTGGTTCAAGAGTCATCTTTCCTTCTTTTTTTTCACATTGGTATGAACGGCATAATACATTGCATAGTCCTATTAAGATCAAGTTATGCATGCTTCTATTTTAATGTATTTTTTCAGCAAGCATCATCCGCCATTCTACATGGAGGAACTGTTCTCCATGGCAGACAAATATTTGAATGCGGTCGAAGATGCTTCCTGAAGAAGCGAGGTCCATTAAGAGTTCAGGGTCAAAGAGAACAATGCTGGTCGATGGGACCGATGTGCTTCGGAGGTCCCTATGACCGCGGCGGGACATCCAAGAAGAAAGATAAGACAAGATCGTCTTCACCCAAAGAAGAGGCCCTCTTCTATAGTAATGTTGCTTTAGTAGGAGAAGGTGCAATAACCATCCATTCTTTTTCCAGAAATTAGACCAAGACCTTCGTAGATTACTTCAAGAGTTGTTTTCCTTAATTTTGTTTTTCACACTGGTATTAACGGGTAATACATTACATAATCCTATTAAGAACGCGTCAAATAATCCTATTAAGACGGATCATGCATGCTTCTATTTTAATGTGTGTGTGTTTTTCATCAAGCGTCATCCGCCGTTCACCACGGAGGAACTGTTATCCATGGGAGACAAATATTTGAATGCGGTTGAAGATGCTTGCTGAAGAAGCGAGGTCCATGAAGAGTTCACGGTCGAAGAGAACAATGCTGGTCGACGGGACCAATGCGCTTCGGAGGTCCGTATGACAGCGGCGGGGCATCCAAGAAGAAAGATAAGACGAGTTCGTCTTCACCCGAAGAAGAGACCCTCTTCTGTAGTAATGCTACTTTACTAGGAGAAGGTGCAATAACCGGCCTTTGCAGATTAGTTCAAGAGTCATTTCCCCCTAATTTTGTTTTCACATGGGTAGGAACAGCATAATACCTTACATAATCCTATTAAGACTGGGTCATGCATGCTTCTGGTTAATCCTTTTCTACTAAGAGACAAGTGTGTAAGTTCAAACATCTTTGCCGGCTGATGCTTGCTATGTATTTCAGTTATTTGTCAGTAGCCACCAGCCAGATGCTCAAACCAAGGTGGCAGCTGGTAGATCTTTCTATTTTAATGTGGGTGAAGTTTTAGGATCATGGGTGGAAGTTTCCCACTAACAAATATATTAGGCGTTAGTAGCCACTAGTTTTTTTTCCTTGGACAGAATTATGCCTTATATTTTGAACAGCGGATATATTTCAGAGTTGTGACCAGAACTAAGGGGAAGGGAGAGCCAGAACTAATGGGAAAAAAAAATCAAGCAAGGCCATGGGAGCTCGTGGTTTATGCTGGTTATAAGCAACACTTCTCAATGTCACAGGAGAGAGCACTCCTCCAGCCAAATCAGGGAAACAAAGTTCTGGCTCAGTTCTTAGACATCAAGCATTGATCAGATCACCACACCCCGGGGTGTTGGCTAGCTCTCAGGAACTGGTCGGGTACCATCTTATAGGCAGTAATCAATGGATACATCGCCGTTCTTGAAGAAGGGCCCATGGACGCCTGAGGAAGACAAGCTGCTGGTGGACTACATCCAGAAGAATGGCATGGGCAACTGGGGGGCCATCCGGCGGCTCACTGGCCTCGACCGCTGCAGCAAGAGCTGCCGCCTACGCTGGACCAGGCACCTACGCACTAACATCAAGCGTGGCGGCTTCACTGACGACGAGGGGAAGCTCATCATCCAACTCCACTCCATCCTCGGCAACAAGTATGCATTATTCTTCTGTATTGCTTCTGTTGTATCTACCGTCTGCTCCAGACTCAGGTGACTGATCGATTTAGATTGGTTTAGGTGGGCACAGATCGCGGAGAAGATGCCGGGGAAGACGGGCAATGACATAAAAAATTACTGGAACACGCACCTGCGGAAGAAGTTATTGCGCAAGGGCATCGACCCCAACACACACCGCCTGTATCCCTACCTCAGCCCCATCGCCGCTGCCGCCGGCGGCAGCTCAGGCACCGGCGCCGGCTGGGACATGAATGATCTCATGCTCCAGGTTGACGGCGCCATGAACCACCTGCTCCAAGGCCATTGTTCGGTGATCAGTTCTTCGTTGGGCGCCATGAGATCCCTTGTTGGGAAGCTGGACATGCTGCTGCTAGCTCCTTCATCTCGTCAGGGGTTCTCCTCCAAGAGGGTGAAGGATGGGATGCGCCTCCTTAAAGATGATGTTGAAGAGATAAGCATCTACCTTGATGAACTGTTAGAGGTGGAGGACCCTCCCCCGATGGCCATGTGCTGGATGAATGAGGCACGCGAACTGTCCTATGATATGGAGGATTACATGGACAGCTTATTATTTGTGCCACCTGACTATGTAAACAACaacaagcagaagaagaagcgGAAGAAAAAGAAGATGATAAAGAAGAGGATCAAGTGGTACAAACAGATTGAATACACTGCACAAGTGTCAGATGATGGTTTCAAGACCAGAAAATACATTCATATTAATGTTTTCCCTCATCTCCCTGATAAGCCCAAGATTGCAGAAACAATATCAGAATTCAGGATCTATATCCAGGAGGCTATTGAACGGCACGACAGGTATAAGCTCCATTGTTGCAGCAACTTGAGAAGGCAAACATTCTTGTCCACTGTCCATATGCTTCGAATGCCCTACGAAGAAACAGATGATCACATAGTAATCGATGGCCGGATGAATGAGTTTATCTACTCTCTGGCTGCTAACAATGTGGCAGATCAGCAGCAGCTCAAGGTCATGTCTGTTCTTGGATCTGGATGTCTAGGTAAAACTACACTTGCCAAAGTGTTGTACAACAGAATTGGGATGCAATTCGATTGCTGAGCTTTCATTCGTGTGTCCAAAAAGCCTGACATGAAGAGACATCTCCGTGACTTGTTCTTACAACTCCACCAGAAGGAGCCATTACCTACCAACTCGAATGAACTTGGCATCAGCGACACTAATATCAGCAAACATCTGCATGATAAAAGGTAATGTTAATCCAGTTCCCTTATACTTACTATTTATTTTATGTTAACCCACCAAACATCAATTTTACTATTAGCCTAACACAATATATGCAATATGTGTGAATTCTTGGCATACAGTTTTCTGGTTGTTATAGACGATCTGTGGGATGCATCAGTATGGGATATTATTAAACATGCTTTTCCAAAGGGAAACCATGGCAGCAGGATAATAATAACTACACAGATTGAAGATGTTGCGTTAACATGTTGCTGTGATCACTCGGAGCATGTTTTTGAGATGAAACCTCTGGACGATTATCACTCAAGAAAGCTATTCTTTAACAGACTTTTTGGTTCTGGAAGTGAGTGTCCTGAAGAATTCAAGCAAGTTTCAGATGAAATTGTTGATATATGTGGTGGTTTACCGCTAGCAACAATCAACATAGCTAGTCATTTGAGAAACCACCAGACAGCAGTGTCACTGGATTTGCTGACATACATGCGCGATTCGTTGAGGTCCCATCTGTGGTCAAGTTCTACTTTAGAAAGAACGGGACAAGTACTGAACCTTACCTACAATAATCTTCCTCATTATCTGAAGACATGCTTGCTGTACCTTCATATGTATCCAGAGGGTTCCATAATCTGGAAGGATGATCTGGTGAAGCAATGGCTGGCTGAAGCCTTCATTGTTACACAAAAAGGGGAAAAGCAAGATCAAGACTGGTTGGAAAAAGCTGCAGGGATCTGTTTTGATGAACTTATTGATAGACGATTCATCCAACCTTTGTATATCAACTACAACAATAAGGTTTTGTCCTGTACGGTTCTTGAAGTGGTACATAATCTTATTGGACACAGGTCTGCGGAAGAGAATTTCATTGTGGCAGTAGACTACAATCGAAAGAATATAGCACTTTCTCATAAGGTTCGTCGACTATCTCTCGTCTTTGGCGATGCAAAATATGCCAAGACGCCAACAAACATCACAAAGGCACATGTTCGATCACTTATTTATTTTGGATTATTCAAGTATATGCCTTGTATTAGAGAGTTCAAGGTTATCCGTGTTCTGAACCTTCAGCTATCTGGTGATTGTGGCAACCCTGATCCTATAGACCTCACTGGGATTTCAGAACTGTTTCAGCTGAAATATTTGAAGATTACAAGTGATGTCGGTATAATACTACCAAATTGTATGCGAAGGCTGCAATATTTGGAAATATTGGATGTTATGGATGCAACAAGAGTCACTGCGGTTCCATGGGATATTATATATCTACCGCAGTTGTTGCACCTGACTCTTCCAGTTGACACAAATCTGCTGGAATGGATTGGCAGCAGCCTGAGTGACTCTGTCCTCAGTCTGCGGAGCCTTGGCAAGCTGAACCACCTGCAGAATCTCCATGTAACCAGTTCTTCCACACATCCTTCCCACTATCTGGAGAGAAGCATGGAAGCTCTGGGCTCTTTGATCGGAGGACATGGCAATCTGAAATCTATAGTAGTGGCTCATGGCTCCTCGGTTGAAAATACTGTGGTTCCTGACACTCCAAAAGTAACCATTTCATGGGATAGCATGGCGCCTCCCCCTCTTCTACAGAGATTTGAATGCTCAACCCACAGTGGCATCATATTTTACCGAATTCCTCAGTGGGTTACAGAACTTGGGGAACTATGCATTTTGAAGATTGCAGTGAAGGAACTTGGGATGATTTGTGTTGGTACTCTCAGAGGATTACATGCACTGACTGATCTGTCGCTGTATGTGGAGACGGCACCCCTTGGCAAGATCATCTTTGACAAGGCCGGGTTCTTGGTTCTCAAGTACTTTAAGTTGAGGT belongs to Triticum urartu cultivar G1812 chromosome 7, Tu2.1, whole genome shotgun sequence and includes:
- the LOC125518123 gene encoding disease resistance protein RGA5-like; translation: MDTSPFLKKGPWTPEEDKLLVDYIQKNGMGNWGAIRRLTGLDRCSKSCRLRWTRHLRTNIKRGGFTDDEGKLIIQLHSILGNKWAQIAEKMPGKTGNDIKNYWNTHLRKKLLRKGIDPNTHRLYPYLSPIAAAAGGSSGTGAGWDMNDLMLQVDGAMNHLLQGHCSVISSSLGAMRSLVGKLDMLLLAPSSRQGFSSKRVKDGMRLLKDDVEEISIYLDELLEVEDPPPMAMCWMNEARELSYDMEDYMDSLLFVPPDYVNNNKQKKKRKKKKMIKKRIKWYKQIEYTAQVSDDGFKTRKYIHINVFPHLPDKPKIAETISEFRIYIQEAIERHDRYKLHCCSNLRRQTFLSTVHMLRMPYEETDDHIVIDGRMNEFIYSLAANNVADQQQLKVMSPNTIYAICVNSWHTHVFEMKPLDDYHSRKLFFNRLFGSGSECPEEFKQVSDEIVDISSVVKFYFRKNGTKGSIIWKDDLVKQWLAEAFIVTQKGEKQDQDWLEKAAGICFDELIDRRFIQPLYINYNNKVLSCTVLEVVHNLIGHRSAEENFIVAVDYNRKNIALSHKVRRLSLVFGDAKYAKTPTNITKAHVRSLIYFGLFKYMPCIREFKVIRVLNLQLSGDCGNPDPIDLTGISELFQLKYLKITSDVGIILPNCMRRLQYLEILDVMDATRVTAVPWDIIYLPQLLHLTLPVDTNLLEWIGSSLSDSVLSLRSLGKLNHLQNLHVTSSSTHPSHYLERSMEALGSLIGGHGNLKSIVVAHGSSVENTVVPDTPKVTISWDSMAPPPLLQRFECSTHSGIIFYRIPQWVTELGELCILKIAVKELGMICVGTLRGLHALTDLSLYVETAPLGKIIFDKAGFLVLKYFKLRFSTGIACIKFEAYAMPELLKLRLVFNAMPPVDQLVFSPFHPPYERYKPGNALITIGVMPGLRNISVKFGGAAADLEYASRTFISNHPSNPITNMQLVDYTSCGDTSKKQIEESYWINELLGAKGIMEEKQADENRTLFNNVIEPDFSSDAFGLSSWFDKTLEQYMTGDESPTS